From Argopecten irradians isolate NY chromosome 2, Ai_NY, whole genome shotgun sequence, the proteins below share one genomic window:
- the LOC138316394 gene encoding calpain-7-like: MIKLHINGVQRKVVIDDFLPMGRDGQLLCSFSNNRNELWVSLLEKAYMKVMGGYDFPGSNSSIDLHALTGWIPERVALRKKSKEFDADREFRRILDRFHKGHCLITVATGELSEEAADRAGLVPNHAYAMLDIREEMVYGKRQLSFNRDKIFSGLEPLRMERRNFSETDGLMTQLQKRLNYDPKSAQLTTMYESKIEP, encoded by the exons ATGATCAAACTTCACATCAACGGGGTTCAAAGAAAG GTTGTAATTGATGACTTTCTGCCGATGGGACGGGATGGCCAGCTCCTGTGTTCCTTCTCCAACAACAGAAATGAACTGTGGGTGTCACTTCTGGAGAAAGCCTATATGAAGGTGATGGGAGGCTATGACTTCCCCGGATCTAATTCT AGTATAGATCTACATGCCCTGACTGGCTGGATCCCAGAGAGGGTAGCACTACGTAAAAAGTCTAAGGAGTTTGATGCTGATCGAGAGTTCAGACGGATACTTGACCGTTTCCACAAAGGTCACTGCCTCATCACCGTGGCAACAGGGGAACTGTCAGAGGAGGCAGCAGATCGGGCCGGACTTGTACCAAACCATGCTTACGCTATGTTAGACATTCGTGAAGAAATGGTGT ATGGGAAAAGGCAACTTAGCTTTAACAGAGACAAGATATTTAGTGGCTTGGAGCCATTGAGAATGGAAAGGCGCAACTTCTCAGAGACAGATGGACTCATGACCCAGCTACAGAAACGCCTTAACTACGACCCAAAAAGTGCTCAACTTACGACAATG TATGAGAGTAAAATCGAACCTTAG
- the LOC138314261 gene encoding calpain-7-like: MDPSNSPGDLGADPLILENDGKQFAYQAVENDKAGKYDTAMFYYNEAAQALLSAALAGSTMSGIITRANEYILRAEALRSNLQAAPTNQSQKSQEKMDLERATFLLQQAFDEDEAGNETDARELYTESCDLFLNIRKAAMERKDKTLVDKVTVLATKALERAEELKKKEEGPSRSPKPVTTPQNESRVMPPLGFGAFLDDEDEKGTPQAPRQNVRPQGLPATGLVNIGPSGYTKEEIATIRSV; encoded by the exons ATGGATCCTTCAAATAGCCCAGGAGATCTTGGTGCAGACCCTCTCATCCTTGAAAATGATGGAAAACAGTTTGCCTATCAGGCTGTGGAGAATGACAAAGCGGGAAAATATGACACAGCAATGTTCTACtataat GAAGCAGCCCAGGCCCTCCTCTCAGCAGCTTTGGCAGGTTCTACAATGTCAGGAATCATCACCCGTGCCAACGAATACATCCTCAGGGCCGAGGCTCTGAGATCAA atCTCCAGGCAGCACCAACAAATCAGAGTCAAAAGTCTCAAGAAAAG ATGGATCTGGAACGAGCAACCTTTCTTCTTCAACAAGCGTTTGACGAAGATGAGGCAGGCAATGAGACAGATGCAAGAGAACTCTATACAGAATCCTGTGACCTCTTTCTCAACATT AGAAAGGCAGCAATGGAAAGAAAAGACAAGACATTGGTGGATAAAGTTACAGTCTTGGCTACTAAAGCACTAGAGAG AGCTGAAGAATTAAAGAAAAAGGAAGAGGGTCCTTCCAGGAGTCCAAAACCAGTAACTACACCACAGAATGAGAGTAGAGTTATGCCCCCTTTGGGATTTGGAGCATTTCTTGATGATGAAGACGAAAAGGGCACACCACAAGCTCCTCGTCAGAATGTGCGGCCACAGGGTCTGCCAGCGACAGGTCTTGTAAATATTGGTCCTTCAGGTTATACAAAGGAGGAGATCGCCACAATTAGGTCAGTGTAA